The Chrysemys picta bellii isolate R12L10 chromosome 12, ASM1138683v2, whole genome shotgun sequence genome has a segment encoding these proteins:
- the LOC135974887 gene encoding uncharacterized protein LOC135974887, giving the protein MGDPGLHGALISASWPHARRGRTWMTSWRPLRRPARLHRVDPADRLRVLTPLLDPKVVALYRQLEEAEKGDYELFKKALLREFGLTPEMYRERFRSQDKTPEISYLQLAVRMERYASKWAGGAQTKEDLIKLLVLEQLYERCPSDLRLWLVDRKPENPRHAGQLADEFVKSRSGGGREEPQRNRPAAMQRESHPGTSQRGNMGNPLPRGMPSVRDNRPARGDPRDMSCYYCGRRGHVRAQCPELKDRLSRPNPHRVNLVEAQTDEGQASHARGAGSLSTAQEREGPQASLSGGPDAPDSKFSVYRVGAGLSLRSECLVPLEVDGKKVYGYWDTGAEVTLARPEVVAPDRVVPNTFLTLTGVGGTPFKVPVARVHLKWGAKEGPKDVGVHHHLPTEVLMGGDLEDWPSSPQTALVVTRGQSRRGALRPGLGGGALPEAQDPNLVGRERPGTRLREAAASDPAGEKEQVAIPVPAAEFQAELQRDPSLRKIRDLADLNAVQTMGRGGRKRFLWEKGFLYREWAPPGKMESGGIRRQLVVPQKYRRQLLCRAHDIPLSGHQGTWRTQQRLLRSFYWPGVFVTVRQYCGSCDPCQRGRKAWDKGKTALGPLPSIEDPFRRVAKVKRGALNQESPKHRPPDWSAGRRPQPSWNPRGMGVGKGHRPHKPSHMRTASAIEHPQPKGGRETGGAWCNSHQGMGGMRGHPWERG; this is encoded by the exons atgggggacccaggactgcacggagctttgataagtgcatcctggccccacgcaaggagggggaggacatggatgacttcctggaggcctttgagacggcctgcgaggctgcaccgggttgatcccgcagacagactccgggtccttacccccttactggaccccaaagtcgtggcattgtaccgccaactggaagaggcagagaaaggggactacgaactattcaaaaaggccctgctacgtgagtttgggctgactcctgaaatgtaccgggaaaggttccggagtcaagataaaacccctgagatctcatatctgcaactagccgtccgcatggaaagatacgccagcaagtgggctggtggggcccagacgaaggaggacctgattaaactgctggtactggagcaactgtatgagcggtgcccatccgacctgaggctgtggttggtggacagaaagccagagaacccgcgacacgccgggcagctggctgatgagtttgtaaagagccggtcagggggtggcagggaggagccccaaaggaacaggcccgccgcgatgcagagagagagtcaccctgggacctcccaaagggggaatatggggaatcccctcccacggggaatgcccagcgtcagggacaaccgaccggctcgaggggacccacgggacatgagctgctattactgcggccgaagaggccacgttcgggcccagtgccccgagctcaaggacagactgagcagaccgaacccgcaccgggttaacttggtagaggcccagacggacgaggggcaggcttctcacgcaagaggggctggcagcttatcaactgctcaagagagagaagggccccaggccagcctctctggggggccagatgctccggattcaaagttctccgtttacagggttggcgcggggctgtccctgcggagcgagtgccttgttcccctggaggtggatgggaagaaagtttatggatactgggacacgggcgcagaggtgacactggcccggcccgaggtg gtggccccagatcgggtggtgcccaacaccttcctgaccctgaccggggtgggcgggaccccattcaaggttcccgtagcgagggtacacctgaaatggggggccaaggagggccccaaggacgtgggagtgcaccaccatttgcccactgaggtgttgatggggggggacctagaggactggccaagcagcccccagaccgccttagttgtgacccgcggtcagagccggcgaggggcactgcgccctggcctgggggggggtgccttgcctgaggcgcaggaccctaacctggtggggagggaacgcccagggacacggctcagggaggctgcagcttcggacccagcgggcgagaaagagcaggtggccatccctgtcccagctgctgagttccaggccgagttacagagagatccctccttgcggaagataagggacctggccgacctcaatgcggtacagaccatgggacgaggtgggcggaaaaggttcctgtgggagaaggggttcctgtaccgagaatgggctcccccagggaaaatggagtcaggggggatcaggaggcagctggtggtaccccagaagtatcgccgccagctgctgtgccgggcccatgacattcccctctcagggcaccagggaacctggcgtacccagcagaggctgctacggagcttttactggcctggggtctttgttactgtccgacagtactgcggatcctgtgacccctgtcagagggggaggaaggcctgggacaaggggaaaacagctttaggacccttgcccagcatagaggatcctttccggagggtggccaaggttaaaaggggggctctgaaccaagagagcccaaagcacagacctccagactggagcgctgggagaagaccacagcccagttggaaccccaggggtatgggggtgggaaaagggcacaggccgcataaaccttcccacatgcgaactgcgagtgccatcgagcacccccaacctaagggggggcgtgaaactggaggggcctggtgtaattctcaccaaggaatgggagggatgcgggggcatccatgggaacgggggtag